The Chitinophagaceae bacterium genome window below encodes:
- a CDS encoding amidohydrolase family protein, with protein sequence MIADTHIHIWDFNRADYAWLKNNTTILNRTYSIEELETERREMGISSGILVQAANNFEDTDWMLHVAENTDWIAGIVGWLPLTDPDATLKALQRKYGKEKYFKGVRHLIHDEADPKWLLQPEVIDSLKILAEHDIPYEIVGILPAHIETALKVAEKVPALRMVFDHLNQPPIATKERFGVWGELMKEAAKHKNLYAKISGLGTASGNFENRKAADIKPYIEFIIDQFGTDRCFCGGDWPVSLLAGSYITTWTSYKDIINELANESDREKIFYTNAKSFYSF encoded by the coding sequence ATGATTGCGGATACACATATTCACATCTGGGATTTTAACCGTGCTGATTATGCATGGCTGAAAAATAATACAACAATCCTCAACCGTACATACAGTATTGAAGAGCTCGAAACCGAAAGAAGGGAAATGGGTATCAGCAGCGGAATATTAGTACAGGCTGCCAATAATTTTGAAGATACCGACTGGATGCTGCATGTAGCTGAGAATACAGATTGGATTGCAGGTATTGTTGGATGGCTGCCATTAACTGACCCCGATGCAACGTTGAAAGCATTGCAAAGGAAATATGGCAAAGAAAAATATTTTAAAGGTGTACGTCATTTGATTCATGATGAAGCGGATCCAAAGTGGTTGCTGCAACCGGAAGTGATCGACAGTTTGAAGATATTAGCGGAGCATGATATTCCTTATGAAATAGTGGGAATATTACCGGCGCATATTGAAACAGCTCTTAAAGTGGCAGAAAAAGTTCCCGCTTTGAGGATGGTGTTTGATCATTTGAATCAACCACCCATTGCAACGAAAGAAAGATTCGGTGTTTGGGGTGAACTGATGAAGGAAGCAGCAAAGCATAAAAATTTATATGCAAAGATTTCTGGATTAGGCACCGCATCAGGCAACTTTGAAAACCGGAAAGCGGCAGACATCAAACCCTATATTGAATTTATCATTGATCAGTTTGGAACTGACCGTTGTTTTTGCGGTGGTGATTGGCCGGTATCATTATTAGCAGGCAGTTATATTACAACATGGACATCTTATAAGGACATCATTAACGAACTGGCAAACGAAAGCGACAGAGAAAAGATATTTTATACCAACGCAAAGAGTTTTT
- a CDS encoding CoA transferase — protein MNLLQDIIVVDFSQFLSGPSAALRLADMGAQVIKVERPGTGDICRELYVSDVMIEGESTIFHAINRNKQSYAADLKNPDDLAKVKLLLAKADVMMHNFRPGVMERIGLDYETVKQINPGIVYAEVSGYGTEGPWKDLPGQDLLLQSASGLTWLSNNHDEDPTPMGVAVVDIMAGTHVAQGILAALYKKGISGEGALIQVSMFESILDFQFEVLTSYYNDGRQLPVRGAVNSAHAYIAAPYGIYKTNDSYIALAMTNIPAMAELLQCEPLKQFIDWNDWFSKRDQIKKVLADHLVTRSTASWLEILEKADIWCAAVLDYDSLSKEEAYRVLNMEVTVKTSNGLSVTTTRCPLRVDGELLLSAKGAPLLGEHNKEIEQQFGLIKQLEGSN, from the coding sequence ATGAATTTACTACAGGATATTATCGTTGTTGATTTCAGCCAGTTTTTATCTGGCCCATCGGCAGCATTACGCTTGGCAGATATGGGCGCACAGGTGATTAAAGTGGAGCGGCCGGGAACTGGTGATATCTGCCGTGAGTTATATGTTTCCGATGTGATGATTGAAGGCGAATCAACCATTTTTCATGCCATCAACCGAAATAAACAAAGCTATGCAGCTGATTTAAAAAACCCTGATGACTTGGCGAAAGTAAAACTGCTGCTGGCAAAAGCCGATGTGATGATGCATAATTTCAGACCCGGCGTAATGGAACGTATCGGGTTGGATTATGAAACGGTAAAGCAGATTAATCCCGGTATCGTATATGCAGAAGTAAGCGGATATGGAACGGAAGGGCCATGGAAAGATTTGCCGGGACAGGATCTCTTATTGCAATCAGCATCAGGTTTAACATGGTTGAGTAATAACCATGATGAGGATCCAACACCAATGGGTGTGGCCGTTGTTGATATAATGGCAGGAACACATGTTGCACAGGGAATACTGGCGGCATTATATAAAAAAGGAATCAGCGGAGAAGGTGCATTGATACAGGTGAGTATGTTTGAAAGTATTCTTGATTTCCAGTTTGAAGTACTCACCAGTTATTACAATGATGGGCGTCAACTGCCTGTAAGAGGAGCAGTGAACAGTGCTCATGCTTACATTGCTGCACCTTATGGCATCTATAAAACAAATGATAGCTACATTGCATTGGCAATGACGAATATTCCCGCTATGGCAGAATTGCTGCAATGTGAACCATTGAAACAGTTCATTGACTGGAACGATTGGTTCAGTAAAAGGGATCAGATAAAAAAAGTACTGGCTGATCATTTAGTAACAAGATCAACCGCCAGCTGGCTGGAAATTTTAGAGAAAGCTGATATCTGGTGTGCGGCTGTATTGGATTATGATAGTTTGTCAAAAGAAGAAGCATACAGGGTATTGAATATGGAAGTAACGGTAAAAACAAGTAATGGTTTATCTGTTACCACAACCAGGTGTCCGTTAAGGGTGGATGGCGAATTGTTATTATCAGCTAAAGGTGCTCCTTTACTGGGCGAGCATAATAAAGAAATAGAACAGCAGTTTGGATTAATTAAACAATTGGAAGGAAGTAATTAA
- a CDS encoding CoA transferase: MMNLPLDGLVVLEFSQYLSGPSAGLRLADLGARVIKIERPKGGDAGRKLAIKDLWVDDNSLLFHTINRNKESFTADLKNKEDLAVIKKLIVKADVLIHNFRPEVMGKNGLDYTTVQEINPRLVYAAISGYGTKGPWKDKPGQDLLVQSLAGLAFTTGNGTNGPVPFGISVADILAGSQAVQGILGALIRRQKTGKGALIEISMMESLLDFQFELLTTYYATHQQPKRSKVANGQPLLSAPYGIYATADGFIALAMIDIHVLANAIHCDALKQFSKDQAFSARDEIKTVLVDHLIKQTTNTWLTDLQKEGLWAMEVFDWEMMTNHEAYQSLDMEQLIKVADKEIITTRCPIRINGQKLVSGKPAPQLGEHNEQLHHDFIN, translated from the coding sequence ATGATGAATTTACCTTTAGATGGATTGGTGGTGCTTGAGTTCAGCCAGTATTTATCCGGGCCTTCAGCAGGGTTACGTTTGGCCGATCTTGGTGCAAGAGTGATTAAAATAGAACGACCCAAAGGTGGTGATGCCGGAAGGAAATTAGCGATTAAAGATTTATGGGTCGATGATAACTCCTTACTGTTTCATACCATCAACCGCAATAAAGAAAGTTTTACTGCTGATCTGAAAAACAAAGAAGACCTCGCAGTTATAAAAAAACTCATAGTAAAGGCCGATGTGCTCATACATAATTTCAGGCCTGAAGTAATGGGGAAGAATGGATTGGATTATACAACAGTACAGGAAATTAATCCACGTTTGGTATATGCAGCAATTTCAGGTTATGGAACAAAGGGCCCATGGAAGGATAAACCCGGTCAGGATTTACTGGTTCAATCTTTAGCTGGTCTTGCATTTACTACAGGTAACGGAACAAACGGGCCGGTACCTTTTGGTATTTCTGTTGCAGATATTTTAGCAGGCTCACAGGCCGTGCAGGGAATTCTGGGTGCATTGATCCGTCGGCAAAAAACAGGAAAGGGTGCGTTGATTGAAATCAGTATGATGGAATCATTACTCGATTTCCAGTTTGAATTACTTACCACTTATTATGCAACACATCAGCAACCGAAACGGAGTAAGGTTGCCAATGGTCAGCCCTTGCTGAGTGCGCCTTATGGAATTTATGCTACAGCCGATGGATTTATTGCATTGGCCATGATCGATATTCATGTACTTGCTAACGCCATTCATTGCGATGCATTAAAGCAGTTTTCAAAAGACCAGGCTTTTTCAGCAAGGGATGAAATCAAAACAGTACTGGTTGATCATCTTATCAAACAAACGACCAATACATGGTTAACTGATTTACAAAAAGAGGGGCTATGGGCAATGGAAGTATTTGACTGGGAAATGATGACCAATCATGAGGCTTATCAGAGTTTAGATATGGAACAGCTGATTAAAGTTGCAGATAAAGAAATCATCACAACAAGATGCCCGATCAGGATTAACGGACAAAAATTAGTATCCGGCAAACCTGCACCGCAATTAGGTGAGCACAATGAACAGCTGCATCATGATTTTATAAATTAG
- a CDS encoding extracellular solute-binding protein, which translates to MAAIVLNGITWGHSRGISPLLAVSQRYNELHPDVEIRWKKRTLQEFADFPIEKLTEEYDLLIIDHPWVGCAAATKCVMPLNKYLPAGYLNDQQANSVGLSHSSYNYIHQQWALAIDAATPAASYRKDLLKEIPKTWNDVLDLAKQGKVAVPAIPIDLLMNFYTFCIAHGQEPFQTEEDVIERETGILAINTMKQLYSLVDRKMFTCNPIAVAELMSSTNDYWYCPFAYCYSNYSRAGFAEYLLHYTDVVSFNNTKLRTTIGGTGLSVSAFCKHKDVAIDFAAMAVSGECQRTIYVQNDGQPGHRSAWLDEKANQLTNDFFKQVLPIMDNGYMRPRYNGYLHFQDHAGNPLQQCLMEDGDPATALNEMNKIYQQSLNKQLTGSL; encoded by the coding sequence ATGGCAGCAATCGTTTTGAACGGCATCACATGGGGACACAGCAGGGGCATTTCGCCCTTGCTGGCTGTGTCCCAACGTTACAACGAACTGCATCCTGATGTTGAAATCAGGTGGAAGAAAAGAACACTCCAGGAATTTGCTGATTTCCCCATTGAAAAATTGACAGAAGAATATGACCTGCTTATCATTGATCATCCCTGGGTAGGCTGTGCAGCAGCAACCAAATGTGTTATGCCGCTGAATAAATATTTACCAGCAGGATATTTAAATGATCAACAGGCCAATTCAGTTGGTCTTTCGCATAGCAGTTATAATTATATTCATCAGCAATGGGCACTGGCCATTGATGCAGCAACGCCTGCTGCCAGTTACCGGAAAGATTTACTGAAAGAAATTCCGAAAACATGGAATGATGTACTTGATCTTGCAAAACAGGGCAAAGTAGCAGTTCCTGCTATTCCGATTGATTTGCTGATGAACTTTTATACCTTCTGCATTGCACATGGACAGGAACCGTTTCAAACAGAAGAAGATGTGATTGAAAGAGAAACAGGGATTCTTGCTATCAACACAATGAAACAATTGTACAGCCTGGTTGATCGCAAAATGTTTACCTGCAATCCCATTGCTGTTGCTGAACTGATGAGTTCAACCAACGATTACTGGTATTGCCCCTTTGCATATTGTTACAGTAATTATTCAAGAGCAGGTTTTGCAGAATATCTACTGCATTATACAGATGTTGTTTCGTTTAATAATACAAAACTGCGGACAACCATTGGCGGAACAGGTTTGTCGGTATCTGCATTCTGTAAACATAAAGATGTGGCGATTGATTTTGCAGCCATGGCTGTATCGGGTGAATGCCAGCGGACAATCTATGTACAGAACGACGGGCAACCGGGGCACCGCTCTGCATGGCTTGATGAGAAAGCCAATCAGTTAACAAATGATTTTTTTAAACAGGTATTACCCATCATGGACAATGGTTATATGCGGCCACGTTACAATGGTTATCTGCATTTCCAGGATCATGCAGGAAATCCATTGCAGCAATGTTTAATGGAAGATGGTGATCCTGCAACTGCTTTGAATGAAATGAATAAAATTTATCAGCAGAGTTTGAATAAACAATTAACAGGCAGCTTATGA
- a CDS encoding dehydratase, producing the protein MFIKKYFEEFQLNDLRTTKGRTITETDIVIHAGQSGDFFPHHMDEEWCKTQPFKQRIAHGTLIFTVAIGLTADFVNEVSMTYGYERLRFTKPVFINDTIKVIITIKDKKDHKKPEYGLVTELVECFNQHNELVMICEHLLLVQKSNV; encoded by the coding sequence ATGTTTATAAAAAAATACTTTGAAGAATTTCAACTGAACGATCTCCGTACAACAAAGGGCAGAACCATTACGGAAACAGATATCGTTATCCATGCCGGACAATCAGGCGATTTTTTCCCTCATCATATGGACGAAGAATGGTGCAAAACCCAACCATTTAAACAACGCATTGCACATGGCACACTCATTTTTACTGTTGCCATTGGTTTAACGGCAGATTTTGTGAATGAGGTTTCCATGACTTACGGTTACGAACGTCTGCGTTTTACGAAACCGGTGTTCATCAACGATACAATTAAAGTCATCATTACAATTAAAGACAAGAAAGACCATAAAAAACCGGAGTATGGATTGGTAACAGAACTCGTGGAATGTTTCAACCAGCACAATGAACTGGTGATGATCTGTGAACATCTATTACTGGTTCAAAAAAGCAACGTTTAA
- a CDS encoding DNA mismatch repair protein MutS — translation MKFVPESALVQLEFDKVKALLHEHCKTEYAKEKAKELRIHTKKEYIQLELQQSYEFKLLLEQAQYFPNDYILNLSRELKLVGIPGAVLAEEQLVQIRRLAVNTQNIFRWFDADRRSAYPALTNVIEGTYYEKVILELINDVLDESGVVKDDASEELRRIRMDLYRKRNELRREFEKVLKKLQKQGYVADIEESFLSGRRVVALFAEQKRQVKGILHGESETRRTVFVEPEETIELNNDIFSLENEEKREVYRILRELTSQLSVYASLLTTYHTILGEYDFIHAKAKLGVAMQANYPMLSDKAVIYLRDAYHPLLLLYNKKNGKPTIPTQIKLDDKNRILVISGPNAGGKTVTMKTVGLMQLMVQSGLLVPVHPDSEFGLFKQVMIHIGDTQSIEYDLSTYSSHLLHMKHFMETANGRTLFFIDELGSGSDPNLGGAFAEVILQELVKKHSLGIVTTHYLNLKVMANHTPGIINGAMSFDERSLQPLYRLIIGKPGSSYTFAIAERIGLDKALIERARKLVEEDHFRLDKLLNTAESDLRHIEKKEKELNQLLRENDRLKKEMQQVLNKEKHEQQVELLKQQNKITEDRLAYLKDMDRKLKAIVQEWKRSDNKQEVMKQINALLFNQKQKQVAEKKDKKLDAKFKEVGGEIKPGVKVKMMKNRQVGIVKELRGKNAVVQLGAIPITVSLTDLVVVIDKVEESSASS, via the coding sequence ATAAAATTTGTCCCTGAATCGGCATTAGTGCAGCTGGAATTTGATAAAGTGAAGGCTTTATTGCATGAACATTGCAAAACGGAGTACGCAAAAGAAAAGGCGAAGGAACTCCGCATCCATACAAAAAAGGAATACATCCAGCTGGAACTGCAGCAGAGTTATGAATTTAAGCTGTTGCTGGAACAGGCACAGTATTTCCCTAATGATTATATCCTGAATCTTTCAAGAGAATTAAAACTGGTGGGAATTCCAGGGGCAGTGCTGGCTGAGGAACAACTGGTGCAGATCCGGAGACTGGCAGTGAATACGCAGAATATATTCCGTTGGTTTGATGCAGACCGCCGCTCGGCTTATCCTGCTTTAACCAATGTAATTGAAGGAACCTATTATGAAAAAGTAATTCTTGAACTGATCAATGATGTGCTGGATGAAAGCGGTGTGGTGAAAGATGATGCAAGTGAAGAGTTGAGAAGAATAAGAATGGATCTGTACAGAAAACGCAATGAGTTGCGGCGGGAGTTTGAAAAAGTGCTGAAGAAATTACAGAAGCAGGGTTATGTGGCAGATATTGAAGAATCATTTTTAAGCGGCAGAAGGGTAGTGGCTTTGTTTGCAGAACAGAAACGGCAGGTAAAAGGAATTCTGCATGGCGAAAGTGAAACAAGAAGAACGGTTTTTGTTGAACCGGAAGAAACAATTGAACTGAACAATGATATTTTTAGTCTTGAAAATGAAGAGAAACGTGAAGTGTACCGTATCCTCCGTGAGTTAACATCTCAACTTTCTGTTTATGCTTCGTTGCTGACAACTTATCACACAATACTTGGCGAGTATGATTTCATTCATGCCAAAGCAAAACTGGGCGTTGCCATGCAGGCAAACTATCCTATGTTGAGTGATAAAGCGGTGATTTATTTAAGAGATGCTTATCATCCGTTACTGTTACTGTACAATAAAAAGAACGGCAAGCCAACAATACCTACGCAAATTAAACTGGATGATAAGAATCGCATTCTTGTTATTTCCGGTCCCAATGCCGGTGGTAAAACGGTTACCATGAAAACTGTTGGGTTAATGCAGCTGATGGTGCAGAGCGGATTGCTGGTGCCGGTTCATCCAGACAGTGAGTTTGGATTGTTCAAGCAGGTGATGATTCACATAGGCGATACGCAGAGTATTGAATATGATCTCAGCACTTACAGCAGTCATTTACTGCACATGAAACATTTCATGGAAACAGCCAATGGCCGTACGTTGTTTTTTATCGATGAGCTGGGAAGTGGAAGTGATCCGAATTTGGGTGGCGCTTTTGCCGAAGTAATCTTACAGGAATTAGTGAAAAAACATTCGCTTGGAATTGTAACAACGCATTACCTCAACCTGAAAGTAATGGCCAACCATACACCGGGTATTATCAACGGTGCTATGAGTTTTGATGAACGGAGTTTGCAGCCATTGTACCGCCTGATCATTGGCAAGCCCGGAAGTTCCTACACGTTTGCCATTGCTGAACGTATTGGACTGGATAAAGCTCTGATTGAACGTGCAAGAAAACTTGTTGAAGAAGATCATTTCAGGTTAGATAAATTATTAAACACGGCTGAGAGCGATCTGCGTCATATTGAAAAGAAAGAAAAAGAGCTCAATCAACTGTTGAGAGAAAACGACCGGCTTAAAAAAGAAATGCAGCAGGTACTCAACAAAGAAAAGCATGAACAGCAGGTAGAGTTACTCAAGCAGCAAAATAAGATCACCGAAGACCGGCTTGCTTATTTGAAAGATATGGACAGGAAACTGAAAGCGATTGTGCAGGAATGGAAACGGAGTGATAATAAGCAGGAGGTGATGAAGCAGATAAATGCATTACTGTTTAACCAGAAACAAAAACAGGTAGCCGAGAAAAAGGATAAAAAGCTGGATGCAAAGTTTAAGGAAGTTGGCGGTGAAATTAAGCCCGGAGTAAAAGTAAAGATGATGAAGAACCGCCAGGTTGGGATTGTAAAAGAACTTCGTGGTAAGAACGCAGTGGTACAATTAGGAGCCATTCCTATCACTGTAAGTTTGACTGACCTCGTGGTAGTAATTGACAAAGTAGAAGAATCTTCAGCATCTTCCTGA
- a CDS encoding DUF1684 domain-containing protein: MRFFFLSLLLFPFLCEGQSLSYEDSLSNFQQQYVKDHEVVTDKSKKRMNFFPVSNEYRITTVFERKENSPWFLMNTSGIEKKQYRVYGIIRFSVHDTPVQLQDYQSKSLMGSEKYKEHLFIPFTDKTSGIETYGGGRYIDLLISDITNNRYVIDFNKAYNPYCAYTTGYNCPIPPQENDLAITIYAGEKNFGKH, encoded by the coding sequence ATGCGTTTCTTTTTTCTGTCCCTGCTTCTGTTCCCCTTCCTTTGCGAAGGCCAATCTTTGAGCTATGAAGATTCTCTTTCAAATTTTCAACAGCAATATGTAAAAGATCATGAAGTGGTGACTGACAAAAGCAAAAAAAGAATGAACTTTTTCCCTGTAAGTAATGAGTACAGAATAACAACCGTATTTGAACGAAAAGAAAACAGTCCCTGGTTTTTAATGAATACATCCGGAATTGAAAAAAAGCAATACAGGGTTTACGGCATCATCCGTTTTTCAGTACACGACACTCCCGTTCAGTTGCAGGATTATCAGTCAAAATCCTTAATGGGTTCAGAAAAATACAAAGAGCATTTGTTCATTCCCTTTACTGATAAAACTTCGGGCATTGAAACCTATGGCGGCGGAAGGTATATTGACCTGTTAATTTCAGATATTACCAACAACCGTTATGTGATTGATTTCAACAAGGCATACAACCCATACTGTGCATACACAACGGGGTATAACTGCCCCATACCACCACAGGAAAATGATCTGGCGATTACCATTTATGCAGGTGAAAAGAACTTTGGCAAACACTAA
- the msrA gene encoding peptide-methionine (S)-S-oxide reductase MsrA: MWSKLILSISVAAGSFQLLSCATGESKNRTMNDNTKLTAFAGGSLHESETDTATFGAGCFWCVEAIFQQVDGVLKVSSGYCGGHVINPTYEEVCSKTTGHAEVVQIIFDPKKVSFDELLEIFWQTHDPTTLNRQGNDSGPQYRSSVFYHDAEQKAKAEKYKAELDKSGAFDKPLVTTIEAYKNYSEAENYHQNYYNMNKNSNPYCYYVIKPKLDKFEKVFKNKMRKN, from the coding sequence ATGTGGAGTAAACTAATTTTAAGTATCAGTGTTGCGGCTGGCTCGTTTCAGTTATTGTCCTGTGCAACAGGTGAAAGTAAAAACAGAACTATGAATGATAATACAAAGCTGACCGCTTTTGCAGGGGGTTCGTTACATGAATCAGAAACAGATACGGCCACTTTTGGTGCAGGATGTTTCTGGTGTGTGGAAGCTATTTTTCAACAGGTGGATGGAGTATTGAAAGTCAGCAGTGGGTATTGCGGCGGGCATGTTATTAATCCAACCTATGAAGAAGTATGCAGTAAAACAACAGGGCATGCAGAAGTGGTGCAGATCATCTTTGATCCGAAAAAAGTTTCATTTGATGAACTGCTTGAAATCTTCTGGCAAACACATGACCCGACAACTCTGAACCGTCAGGGCAATGATTCTGGCCCCCAATACCGCAGTTCAGTTTTTTATCATGATGCCGAACAAAAAGCAAAAGCTGAAAAATACAAAGCAGAACTGGATAAAAGCGGTGCATTTGACAAGCCGCTTGTAACAACAATTGAAGCTTACAAAAATTACAGCGAGGCGGAGAATTATCATCAGAATTATTACAACATGAATAAGAACTCTAACCCTTATTGTTACTATGTTATTAAACCCAAGCTAGATAAGTTTGAAAAAGTATTCAAGAATAAGATGAGGAAGAATTAA
- a CDS encoding T9SS type A sorting domain-containing protein, with translation MKTNGILPISKKLLLFLFLFFVLQQATSQPDYSFTSRTHESGTDLQIGAVYLYQNVKSGTDARVTIINITGGISLTDIDGSGGFTEALQPVISVPAFSNGYIEFRIDFYQAGTLNPSVQVEIPITPIDVDGQKYGGLPLYEFDEVHNTTGYTMYQMLGGEITMSKSGSWVRGKNNAASNYPGIDTTSKEVMFTSVNAGISSLSVRVGADNTSNASASRLRSFYFKKFEYEHQGILSVNSLIYFGGTAQDNRVELKYELNEPSKVQEVIAERAGTDMVFTAFSKTGINEGQVKYSLYDAYTGDIAFYRIKIVNISGQLSYSNVLRFENRNKSKAIFKVYPSIVNDQATVQFQSVTDETVMIQIVDFNGRIVYSKNNPVQKGFNNFSVNGLGNLGAGNYVLTVRKGKELLQQKIIKM, from the coding sequence ATGAAGACGAATGGAATTCTACCCATTTCAAAAAAGCTATTGCTTTTTTTATTTTTATTTTTTGTTTTACAGCAAGCCACTTCCCAACCTGATTATTCTTTTACTTCAAGAACACATGAATCTGGTACCGATCTTCAGATTGGTGCAGTTTACCTGTATCAAAATGTAAAGTCAGGAACCGATGCAAGGGTTACCATCATAAATATAACTGGTGGTATATCATTAACAGACATTGACGGTTCAGGAGGATTTACTGAAGCGCTGCAACCGGTAATATCTGTGCCGGCTTTTTCCAATGGATATATCGAATTCAGAATTGATTTTTATCAGGCAGGTACACTTAATCCTTCTGTTCAGGTAGAGATCCCTATTACGCCAATTGACGTAGATGGTCAGAAATATGGCGGGTTGCCATTATATGAATTCGATGAAGTGCATAATACTACCGGTTATACAATGTATCAGATGTTAGGTGGTGAAATCACCATGTCTAAATCAGGATCATGGGTACGGGGCAAAAATAATGCTGCAAGTAATTATCCGGGTATTGATACTACAAGTAAAGAGGTCATGTTCACATCCGTTAATGCCGGAATAAGTTCACTATCAGTTCGGGTGGGTGCAGACAATACATCAAATGCAAGTGCATCGAGATTGCGAAGTTTTTATTTCAAAAAATTTGAATATGAGCATCAGGGTATTTTGTCTGTAAACTCACTTATCTATTTTGGCGGAACCGCACAGGATAATCGTGTTGAATTGAAATATGAATTAAATGAACCTTCAAAAGTGCAGGAAGTAATTGCAGAAAGAGCGGGAACTGATATGGTGTTTACTGCTTTCAGCAAAACAGGTATTAATGAAGGGCAAGTCAAATATAGTCTGTATGATGCCTATACTGGTGATATTGCTTTTTACCGCATAAAAATTGTGAATATATCCGGGCAGCTTTCATACAGTAATGTTTTAAGGTTTGAAAACCGCAATAAATCAAAAGCAATTTTTAAAGTTTATCCATCAATTGTAAATGATCAGGCAACGGTTCAGTTTCAGTCTGTGACTGATGAAACGGTCATGATTCAGATAGTAGATTTTAACGGTCGTATTGTGTACAGTAAAAATAATCCTGTTCAAAAAGGCTTCAATAATTTTTCAGTAAACGGGTTGGGTAATTTGGGCGCCGGTAACTATGTTTTAACCGTACGCAAAGGGAAGGAGCTGTTGCAGCAGAAAATTATTAAAATGTAA